A single window of Nicotiana sylvestris chromosome 5, ASM39365v2, whole genome shotgun sequence DNA harbors:
- the LOC104228435 gene encoding voltage-dependent chloride channel 1, chloroplastic-like codes for MTNSRTLFSIQSPTNASFSSHFTLKLPSKLQQQSFPSKLSYKKFSFSTFKVRCCPQQTPENQNSTSALISILRIIPDWADRIQEEGMKKKRSLYKHESWVQHRSSLRHVRHLFSSLNSRVILSLVPPVIAFTSVAVVIASYNSAVSMHWLPEFFPVLRASPLPYQLTAPALALLLVFRTEASYSRFETGKKAWTKVIAGTNDFARQVIACVDKSDAVLKEALLQYIMAFPVALKCHITYGSDIASDLKNLLEADDLALVLSSKHRPRCVIGFISQCLQSLNLEGTKLTQLESKISCFHEGIGVCEQLAGIPIPLSYTRLTSRFLVLWHLTLPIILWDDCHWIVVPATFISAASLFCIEEVGVLIEEPFPMLALDELCQLVRDNIQEAMANEKQIQERLNAKRKKCFSEHSPNGWPTS; via the exons ATGACAAATTCAAGAACCCTTTTCAGCATTCAATCTCCAACCAATGCATCTTTTTCTTCCCATTTTACCCTCAAACTACCTTCaaaattacaacaacaatcaTTCCCTTCCAAACTTAGCTACAAGAAGTTCAGTTTCAGTACTTTCAAAGTCCGTTGTTGCCCTCAACAAACTCCAGAGAATCAAAATTCAACTTCTGCCCTTATCTCAATTCTTCGTATAATACCTGATTGGGCTGACAGAATTCAAGAAGAAGGTATGAAAAAGAAGAGATCTTTATACAAACATGAAAGTTGGGTGCAACATAGAAGTTCTTTGAGGCATGTTAGGCACTTGTTTTCGAGCTTGAATTCGCGTGTTATTTTGTCGTTGGTTCCTCCGGTTATAGCTTTTACTTCAGTGGCAGTAGTGATTGCTAGTTATAATTCTGCTGTTTCAATGCATTGGTTGCCTGAGTTTTTCCCTGTATTGAGAGCTAGTCCACTGCCATATCAGTTGACAGCTCCAGCTCTGGCGCTTCTTTTGGTGTTTAGGACAGAGGCATCGTACTCGAGGTTCGAAACAGGGAAGAAGGCTTGGACTAAAGTGATTGCTGGAACCAATGATTTTGCTAGGCAGGTCATTGCTTGTGTTGATAAGAGTGATGCTGTGCTCAAAGAAGCACTTTTACAGTATATCATGGCATTTCCAGTTGCCTTGAAG TGCCACATAACATACGGCTCGGATATAGCAAGTGATCTCAAAAACTTACTTGAGGCTGATGATCTAGCATTAGTTCTCAGTTCTAAGCATCGCCCTCGTTGCGTCATTGGGTTCATCTCTCAGTGCCTTCAGTCATTAAACTTGGAGGGAACAAAGCTGACTCAGCTG GAGTCAAAGATTTCTTGTTTCCATGAAGGTATTGGTGTATGTGAACAACTCGCGGGCATACCTATTCCGCTTTCATACACTCGGTTGACTTCAAGGTTCTTGGTCCTTTGGCATCTCACTCTTCCTATAATACTTTGGGACGATTGTCATTGGATTGTGGTTCCAGCTACTTTCATAAGTGCTGCTTCCTTATTCTGCATTGAAGAG GTTGGTGTCCTTATCGAGGAGCCATTTCCAATGCTTGCACTTGATGAGCTCTGTCAGCTTGTTCGCGACAACATCCAAGAAGCAATGGCAAACGAAAAGCAGATTCAAGAAAGATtaaatgccaaaagaaagaaatgtTTTAGTGAACATTCTCCAAATGGTTGGCCAACCTCATAG
- the LOC138868220 gene encoding uncharacterized protein, whose protein sequence is METSRAQQQQNQAASLVDELEVDEAEGQLEEEVRELEERINQKAERVVELRTTLPHQLKTTLASLHVAQRPVSYAGSESQPGCSSDPLTSGTCLLNFKLERDST, encoded by the exons ATGGAAACGAGCAGAGCGCAACAGCAGCAAAATCAGGCAGCATCCCTAGTCGACGAATTGGAGGTAGATGAAGCAGAAGGGCAACTGGAAGAAGAAGTAAGAGAATTGGAAGAAAGAATTAACCAAAAAGCTGAGAGAGTTGTGGAGCTCAGAACCACACTTCCACATCAGCTTAAAACTACTCTTGCTTCCCTTCATGTTGCTCAAAGACCCGTTTCTTATGCGGGGTCTGAATCTCAGCCTGGCTGCTCCAGTGACCCTCTCACCTCCG gtacatgtcttttaaattttaagttggaaagagattcaacatga